One window of Phycisphaeraceae bacterium genomic DNA carries:
- a CDS encoding four helix bundle protein, whose protein sequence is MGDIRSHRDLRAWQLAYALGLQVYRVTSTFPTTERYGLVSQLRRSAISVPSNIAEGFGRGSTHDYIRFLKMARASLFELDTQLQFARDLQLIPQTEFDRLTSDWNDTSKVLAGLIRSVTPNA, encoded by the coding sequence GTGGGAGACATTCGGTCACATCGAGATCTCCGGGCGTGGCAGTTGGCCTACGCGCTGGGCTTGCAGGTGTACCGGGTCACGAGCACCTTTCCGACGACGGAGCGATATGGACTGGTTTCACAGCTTCGACGGTCGGCGATTTCCGTGCCGAGCAACATCGCGGAGGGGTTCGGCCGGGGATCGACTCACGATTACATTCGGTTCTTGAAGATGGCAAGAGCTTCTCTCTTTGAGTTGGATACGCAGCTGCAGTTTGCACGAGACCTTCAGTTGATTCCGCAGACAGAGTTTGACCGCCTGACTTCGGATTGGAACGACACAAGCAAGGTGTTGGCCGGGCTCATTCGGAGCGTCACACCGAATGCCTGA
- a CDS encoding dCTP deaminase has product MGVLSDTQIRERVRIEPFADAQKRPGRISFGVSSYGYDVRVGTRFKIFTPTPKSGDIAVVDPKLFSDDMMVEVDVGHKPEGQQYVIIPPNSFALCETVEYIEIPRDVLVICVGKSTYARCGLIVNVTPLEPEWRGKVTLEISNTTPLPARVYANEGVAQLVFLVADQVCQTSYADKGGKYQDQGGLTLPKVD; this is encoded by the coding sequence GTGGGTGTGCTGAGCGACACGCAGATTCGGGAACGGGTTCGCATTGAGCCCTTTGCCGACGCCCAGAAGCGTCCGGGCCGGATCTCCTTCGGCGTCTCCTCATATGGATACGACGTTCGGGTCGGCACGCGCTTCAAGATCTTCACGCCGACGCCCAAGTCCGGCGACATCGCAGTCGTCGATCCGAAGTTGTTCAGCGACGACATGATGGTCGAGGTCGATGTCGGGCACAAGCCCGAAGGCCAGCAGTACGTGATCATCCCGCCCAACTCCTTCGCGCTCTGCGAAACGGTGGAGTACATCGAGATCCCGCGCGATGTGCTGGTGATCTGCGTGGGGAAGAGCACGTACGCGCGCTGCGGCTTGATTGTGAACGTGACGCCCCTGGAGCCGGAGTGGCGCGGCAAGGTGACGCTGGAGATCAGCAACACGACGCCTCTGCCGGCGCGGGTGTACGCGAACGAGGGTGTGGCGCAGTTGGTCTTCCTCGTCGCGGACCAGGTCTGCCAGACCTCGTACGCGGACAAGGGTGGGAAGTATCAGGATCAGGGTGGGTTGACGTTGCCGAAGGTGGATTGA